The Paeniglutamicibacter sulfureus genome includes a region encoding these proteins:
- the ftsE gene encoding cell division ATP-binding protein FtsE — protein sequence MIRFENVTMVYDQKSRLGSENARPGLDDVSIEIDRGDFAFLVGASGSGKSTFLRLILREIVATGGSVHVAGQNVARIPSWRVPKLRRGIGVVFQDFRLLPQKNVFENVAFAMQVVGESRSAIRDHVPEVLKLVGLEGKEKRQPDELSGGEQQRVAIARAIANKPQILLADEPTGNLDPATSVGIMNVLDRINQNGTTVLMATHDDGIVNSMRRRVVELSLGRIMRDESSGEYTSMIPVINQDGTRELRQADHSTWQKPSNRSQAFAPFDTEDDLP from the coding sequence ATGATTAGATTCGAAAACGTCACGATGGTCTATGACCAGAAGTCGCGCCTTGGTTCGGAGAATGCGCGCCCTGGCCTCGACGACGTAAGCATTGAAATTGACCGTGGTGACTTTGCGTTTCTTGTTGGTGCCTCCGGCTCCGGCAAATCCACCTTCCTCCGGCTCATCCTGCGTGAAATCGTCGCCACCGGTGGTTCCGTCCATGTCGCCGGACAAAATGTTGCACGCATTCCCTCATGGCGCGTGCCCAAGCTGCGTCGCGGCATCGGTGTCGTGTTCCAGGACTTCCGCCTGTTGCCGCAGAAGAACGTTTTCGAGAACGTCGCCTTTGCCATGCAGGTGGTGGGGGAGAGCCGAAGTGCAATCCGCGACCACGTGCCCGAGGTCTTAAAGCTCGTGGGTCTGGAGGGCAAGGAAAAGCGCCAGCCAGATGAACTTTCCGGCGGCGAACAGCAGCGTGTGGCCATTGCCCGCGCCATTGCCAACAAGCCGCAGATTTTGCTTGCCGACGAGCCGACCGGAAACTTGGACCCGGCTACGAGCGTCGGGATCATGAACGTCTTGGACCGCATCAACCAAAACGGCACTACGGTCCTTATGGCAACGCACGACGATGGAATCGTCAATTCCATGCGTCGACGCGTCGTTGAGCTTTCCTTGGGCAGGATCATGCGCGATGAGAGCTCTGGCGAGTACACCTCGATGATCCCGGTGATTAATCAGGACGGAACACGCGAATTGCGGCAGGCCGATCACAGTACGTGGCAGAAACCGTCGAATCGCAGCCAGGCCTTCGCGCCGTTTGACACTGAGGACGACTTGCCATGA
- the ftsX gene encoding permease-like cell division protein FtsX produces the protein MKLGFILGEVGTGLRRNLSMVVSVVLVTFISLTFVGTAALMQMQISQMKGYWYDKVQVAIYLCGEHNEGTNCTEGAVTEDQRGEIDSMLGSSAVKPYVDSFEYESKEQALTHFREQFENSSMSETVTADQLPESFRVSLVDPEKYQIIKELFSSMDGVDVVVDQRELLEKIFSIINIASFVAIGIAGVMILCAVLLVGTTIRLSAYLRRRETGIMRLVGASKSSLQLPFILEGVISALIGALLAGGVLWAAVRFLIDGKLALDYKDTAFISTGEVFLVAPWLILLGVVLAGVSSLVTLRRYLKV, from the coding sequence ATGAAACTCGGATTTATTCTCGGCGAAGTAGGCACTGGCCTCCGCCGAAACCTCTCCATGGTGGTCTCCGTAGTCTTGGTCACCTTCATTTCGTTGACTTTCGTGGGTACCGCGGCGCTCATGCAGATGCAGATCTCGCAGATGAAGGGCTATTGGTACGACAAGGTCCAGGTGGCCATTTATCTGTGCGGTGAGCACAACGAAGGAACCAACTGCACCGAAGGTGCCGTAACCGAGGACCAACGCGGCGAAATTGATTCGATGTTGGGCTCCTCGGCGGTGAAGCCGTATGTTGACAGCTTCGAATACGAATCGAAGGAACAAGCCCTCACCCACTTCCGCGAACAGTTCGAAAACTCGTCCATGAGCGAAACCGTGACTGCCGACCAGCTTCCGGAGTCGTTCCGGGTTTCCTTGGTTGATCCTGAAAAATACCAGATCATCAAGGAACTCTTCTCTTCGATGGACGGAGTCGATGTGGTGGTCGACCAGCGGGAGCTGCTCGAGAAGATCTTCTCCATCATCAACATCGCATCCTTCGTTGCCATCGGCATTGCCGGCGTAATGATCCTTTGCGCGGTGTTGCTCGTTGGAACAACGATTCGCCTGTCCGCCTACTTACGTCGCCGCGAAACTGGCATCATGCGCCTGGTGGGGGCCTCGAAATCCTCGCTCCAGTTGCCCTTCATTTTGGAAGGCGTTATCTCGGCATTGATTGGCGCGTTGTTGGCCGGTGGCGTCTTGTGGGCGGCGGTAAGGTTCCTTATCGACGGGAAGCTTGCGCTCGACTACAAGGACACTGCCTTCATATCCACCGGCGAAGTTTTCCTGGTGGCACCGTGGTTGATCCTGCTGGGCGTGGTTTTGGCTGGTGTATCGTCGTTGGTAACCTTGCGGCGGTACTTGAAGGTTTAG